Genomic DNA from Candidatus Sulfurimonas marisnigri:
AGCACCATCAGCTGGATATAGAGTGAGTTGTATGTCTGCTCATCTAGAACTAAAAAAGTATTGTAGTTCGACATGTAGACAACACTGATATTCGCCATAAAATTTGAAACACTTACATCTTTTTGCAATTTCATATCTTTGTCATAAGCTGTTTTTACAAATCTTTTTATTGGAATTTTTTTATTCCCAATATTTAAACTTTGCCCTTGTAAGTCAAATAAAACGCCCCTGCCTAAGTCAATTATATTTTGATTTTGTTTAAAATTTTTACTTACAAAAAATTGTGGTGCTTGTTTCATCTCTCCGTTCATTAAATTCATATTAGAGAATATAGTAACAGTTGGGTAAATCTCTAACATTCTAAACGGTAAATAAAGATATATATCTCTTGTTTTATTTGGAAGCTTCATATCTGATTGCATTGAGAGCAAAAAGTCATTTGTATCTTTAAAACCATAATCGGTTGTCATCTGTTCTATATTTGAGAAAACATTAACTTCTTTATTTTTTATACGCTCTTCATTCTCTTCTATAAACTTAAAGGTTTTCTCTGTGTATTCAACGTCAAGTCTCGCCATTTTTGCTGAAATTTCCTGAGGATTAGTAAGTATAAAACTAACCGGGAAATTTACACTTCCGCTGTGTTTTCCGCCATCAACTAGTGTCTTAACATCACTGTAATACCTTAGCGGATATCCATAGTCCCACCAAGAGACTACGTAGTCTTCTCTACTGGCAACTGTTTTTAATTTGTCTAATATTTTAACTTCTTCTGCATTAAATACAGTAGGAACTTTATAAGCTTCTATATGTTTATAATTAGGATACAAAACCATCAAAGTAAAAGCTACTGTGCTTAAGACTTTTAGCTTCTTAGTTGGCATTAAGCGTGCTATCTCAGTGATTAAAAAAGCTATACCAAAGGCTAAAACAGGAACTGCATAGATGGTAAACCTAAGCCCCCCGACACTGGCTAAAAAACCAAGTCCTAGCATAGGAATTGTAAGCAGCATAATCTTGTGCCTGTATGCTAAATATATATAGCCAACAACAGAGAGAATAAATATAATTCTATGTCCGCTTATTCGGTTTGCAAATGTCTCAAACGGAATTTGTCCCGCCTCTCTTACAGTCTGCATAACAGAATAAAAATGAAGTTTAAGACCCTCTTCACCAACGACTACTGCATCTTTAAATATATACGCTTTTAACTTGTCCCAGATAGGTTCAAACCCTCCAGTTGCAAAAAATACGACCACCGAGAGAGCTAAAATATAGTAAATATATTTTT
This window encodes:
- a CDS encoding STT3 domain-containing protein, which codes for MNNLTQETKLTLVYILIAFAFSVAMRMIWMYQFDGYEPFMFNGQFMINTNDGYFWAEGARDILSGISQENDRSPIANAGSQLTAFFAYVLPFSFETVILFMPVFLSSLVVVPIVLIARGLDNLEMGLVAALLASIAWSYYNRTLIGYYDTDMLNIVLPMFLLWSIIWAVKTNKDIYLIITALDILVYRWWYPQSYALEFSFFGLILFYTLVWDRKNLYNYKLLAIMMFAMLNIDGFIRFPLVLVAHYLFKQERYQKYIYYILALSVVVFFATGGFEPIWDKLKAYIFKDAVVVGEEGLKLHFYSVMQTVREAGQIPFETFANRISGHRIIFILSVVGYIYLAYRHKIMLLTIPMLGLGFLASVGGLRFTIYAVPVLAFGIAFLITEIARLMPTKKLKVLSTVAFTLMVLYPNYKHIEAYKVPTVFNAEEVKILDKLKTVASREDYVVSWWDYGYPLRYYSDVKTLVDGGKHSGSVNFPVSFILTNPQEISAKMARLDVEYTEKTFKFIEENEERIKNKEVNVFSNIEQMTTDYGFKDTNDFLLSMQSDMKLPNKTRDIYLYLPFRMLEIYPTVTIFSNMNLMNGEMKQAPQFFVSKNFKQNQNIIDLGRGVLFDLQGQSLNIGNKKIPIKRFVKTAYDKDMKLQKDVSVSNFMANISVVYMSNYNTFLVLDEQTYNSLYIQLMVLEEFDKTIFEQVLATPHAKVYKLKI